In Oceaniferula marina, the following proteins share a genomic window:
- a CDS encoding MFS transporter yields the protein MKQLVDLIRHTRRFRYTLTLLLIFGALFAVSQTRSQESGAPDPAAEEVEVPEKGMEKGVEKEIPVEPELAAEPDSAEKKQTEGREIELEKVAETFLGGLSSHLSSKPVPEDTVLPDSIIGMTCNAELDKEGDDDQKGLRHQLGDKEKAGQYIHDLRMRGVVPVQSIRWIRPQADKPMKSDKDAKKKPEPSAVLWGIITVDDKRNPNVKNWEPRSRAVKISFQERDGKRLISDIERPKVRELGGVSFVEHFIQQLKSGKQQEAWNSGSKLMQAERDAEAFHADMVKGGFLKDGKIEWGEETAIEGGYKLNGVLNVEGGASLPFYVALLETADGLKVLDFQSTDSFFSRVIGGRGDTLDMVLAVFVLALLLGFLYIIVSYVKGLWGSPRELYILFFTKLTEYSAYGAAQLTFMFYLREDLGLGDLGAGTYYSTWSTVVTAVTMVVGAICDTIGVKKTLLIGSVLLLISRVVMPFSDNLWVVTLLGFIPLGIGVAITGPVLSVGIKRFTTIEGAALGFGLFYTLMNVGWAVGAKIFDVVRIRMGEMGSVDFLGDTLSTWQVLFGIGFFINLPDLLAILWMRDGVEMTEHGVKFPDKKERGYEADGAEGSMWQRSVSSLRSGVVGSVKLFGDNFVQRAFWVFILLIGITVFARLTFFHFHITWPSYGIRYFGQGSLVGNVFGVLNPLLIVFLVPVVAYLTRKVRSYWLLLVGTIVSVASVVFVVLPPEVFAGLADTWFGIVVYERWLEVPVGNRDPYYLSMVLFVIVFTIGEAIWSPRLMQFTAEIAPPGREGSYISLSYLPYFGAKFIVGPMAGMLLTEYSPEFGVDGIYGYYPDHQMIWWWVGGTAALTPIGLLAFKKLYRLAEARAEEAAQNE from the coding sequence ATGAAACAACTTGTTGATCTGATCCGTCACACACGCCGATTTCGATACACCTTGACTCTGTTGTTGATTTTTGGGGCATTGTTTGCCGTAAGTCAGACTCGGAGTCAGGAATCCGGGGCCCCTGATCCGGCCGCTGAGGAGGTTGAGGTTCCCGAAAAGGGAATGGAAAAGGGAGTGGAAAAGGAGATTCCTGTCGAGCCTGAGCTTGCAGCCGAACCTGATAGCGCTGAAAAAAAACAGACCGAGGGGCGGGAGATTGAGCTTGAGAAGGTGGCGGAGACATTCCTTGGAGGGTTAAGTTCGCATCTTTCCAGCAAGCCGGTGCCAGAAGATACCGTTTTGCCGGATAGCATCATCGGGATGACCTGTAACGCCGAGCTGGATAAAGAGGGCGATGATGATCAGAAAGGGCTACGCCATCAGTTGGGTGATAAGGAAAAGGCCGGCCAGTATATTCACGATTTGCGCATGCGAGGGGTGGTTCCCGTCCAATCGATTCGCTGGATTCGTCCTCAGGCTGACAAGCCCATGAAGTCAGACAAGGATGCAAAGAAAAAGCCCGAGCCGAGTGCCGTGCTCTGGGGGATTATCACCGTGGATGACAAGCGTAACCCGAATGTGAAGAACTGGGAACCTCGTAGCCGAGCGGTGAAAATTTCGTTTCAAGAACGTGATGGTAAACGCCTGATCAGTGACATCGAGCGGCCCAAGGTGCGTGAACTTGGAGGTGTGAGCTTTGTTGAGCATTTTATACAACAATTAAAATCCGGCAAACAACAGGAAGCTTGGAATTCCGGAAGCAAGCTCATGCAAGCAGAGCGGGATGCGGAGGCGTTTCATGCGGATATGGTAAAGGGAGGTTTTCTCAAGGATGGGAAGATTGAATGGGGGGAGGAAACCGCAATCGAAGGTGGTTATAAATTAAACGGGGTGCTCAATGTTGAAGGAGGAGCTTCCTTGCCATTCTATGTGGCACTTCTGGAAACGGCGGACGGTCTCAAGGTGTTGGATTTTCAGTCAACGGATTCATTTTTCAGCCGAGTGATCGGTGGACGGGGCGACACCTTGGATATGGTATTAGCCGTTTTTGTTTTGGCCCTGCTGCTTGGCTTTCTGTATATCATCGTTTCCTATGTCAAAGGGCTCTGGGGATCACCTCGCGAGTTGTATATTTTGTTTTTCACCAAGCTTACCGAGTACAGCGCTTATGGTGCCGCGCAGTTGACCTTTATGTTCTACCTGCGTGAGGACCTGGGGCTTGGTGACCTTGGTGCCGGAACCTATTACAGTACTTGGTCGACCGTTGTGACGGCCGTTACCATGGTGGTGGGTGCCATTTGCGATACCATCGGGGTGAAAAAAACCCTGCTGATTGGTAGTGTCCTGCTTTTGATCAGCCGGGTGGTGATGCCATTCTCCGATAACCTTTGGGTGGTGACTCTGCTTGGTTTTATTCCCTTGGGGATTGGAGTCGCGATCACCGGGCCCGTGCTGTCGGTGGGTATCAAACGCTTCACCACGATCGAGGGGGCCGCTTTGGGCTTTGGTTTGTTTTACACGCTGATGAATGTCGGCTGGGCGGTCGGGGCGAAAATTTTCGATGTGGTGCGCATTCGTATGGGGGAAATGGGGAGTGTTGATTTCCTCGGCGACACCTTGTCGACCTGGCAGGTGTTGTTTGGCATTGGATTTTTCATCAACCTTCCCGACTTGCTGGCAATCCTGTGGATGCGCGACGGTGTGGAGATGACTGAGCACGGTGTGAAGTTTCCCGACAAGAAGGAGCGAGGATATGAGGCGGACGGTGCTGAGGGTTCGATGTGGCAACGGAGCGTATCTTCCTTGCGGAGCGGAGTGGTTGGTTCGGTTAAATTATTTGGCGACAATTTTGTCCAGCGGGCCTTCTGGGTGTTTATCTTGTTGATCGGGATCACGGTCTTTGCGCGCCTGACCTTCTTTCATTTCCACATTACCTGGCCGAGTTATGGTATCCGCTATTTCGGGCAGGGGTCTTTGGTGGGGAATGTGTTCGGGGTGTTGAACCCCTTGCTGATTGTGTTTCTTGTGCCGGTGGTTGCGTATTTGACCCGAAAGGTTCGTTCTTACTGGCTGCTTTTGGTCGGCACGATTGTTTCGGTGGCTTCGGTGGTTTTTGTGGTGCTTCCTCCCGAGGTGTTTGCCGGCTTGGCCGACACCTGGTTTGGGATAGTGGTGTATGAACGTTGGCTGGAGGTTCCGGTGGGTAACCGGGATCCCTATTATTTGTCGATGGTGCTTTTTGTCATTGTGTTTACGATTGGTGAGGCAATCTGGTCGCCGCGCCTGATGCAGTTCACCGCGGAGATTGCCCCTCCCGGGCGTGAGGGGTCGTATATTTCTCTCTCCTACCTTCCTTACTTCGGGGCGAAGTTTATTGTCGGGCCGATGGCAGGTATGCTGCTGACTGAGTATTCACCGGAATTCGGTGTCGATGGCATCTACGGCTACTACCCGGATCATCAGATGATTTGGTGGTGGGTCGGTGGAACGGCGGCGCTGACTCCGATTGGTCTCTTGGCATTTAAGAAGCTCTACCGCTTGGCTGAAGCCCGTGCTGAAGAGGCTGCTCAAAATGAGTAA
- a CDS encoding ABC transporter permease codes for MKAYFIRRFLLIPITLFGVTLIVFTLTRFMPGSPMERAMQQASQVDENSKGSSGDKEQGGLSDEQLEELEEEYGYDKPVVVAYFQWLGLAPRERQISKADFKEGGEDTIGAAVIEDPENETLVVLKGSGRQVKVDRNALEDAYFLDNGKKVSESGWSVRVDSPKDRAERWARRNFKDVGSAPEKTARAVVFKTRFAGLVQGDLGRSSTYQDKVSDMILARIPIAVYFGLLSTIIIYGICIPLGIVKAIKHRTFLDNASSVMIFVGYSIPGFALGALLLVYLGARLGWFPLFGLMSPGVEDLSFFEKVKDLAHHTVLPLSCYIIGGFAYTTMMMKNNLMDNLAADYVRTAVAKGVSFRSAVFKHAFRNSFIPIATSLGGLITMFVGGSMLVEQVFDIQGFGLLQYQAITNRDNYVIMGTLTISAFLMVLGNILSDFIVAMVDPRIKFH; via the coding sequence ATGAAAGCGTACTTTATCAGGAGATTCCTATTGATTCCGATCACCTTGTTTGGAGTGACCTTGATTGTGTTTACCCTGACCCGTTTTATGCCGGGAAGCCCGATGGAGCGGGCGATGCAGCAGGCCAGTCAGGTGGATGAAAACTCGAAGGGCTCAAGCGGAGACAAGGAGCAAGGGGGGCTGAGCGATGAGCAACTCGAAGAATTGGAGGAGGAATACGGGTATGACAAACCAGTGGTGGTGGCGTATTTTCAGTGGTTAGGCCTGGCTCCGCGTGAGCGTCAGATCAGTAAGGCCGATTTTAAGGAAGGCGGAGAGGATACCATTGGCGCCGCCGTCATTGAAGACCCCGAGAATGAAACGCTGGTGGTGCTCAAGGGGTCGGGTCGTCAGGTTAAGGTGGACCGCAACGCCTTGGAGGATGCTTATTTTCTCGATAACGGCAAAAAGGTTTCCGAATCCGGCTGGAGTGTGCGGGTGGACAGCCCGAAGGATCGGGCAGAGCGCTGGGCGCGAAGAAACTTCAAGGATGTGGGATCGGCCCCGGAAAAAACCGCACGTGCGGTGGTGTTCAAAACCCGCTTTGCCGGGCTGGTGCAAGGGGATCTCGGGCGCTCTTCGACGTATCAGGACAAGGTGTCGGACATGATTTTAGCCCGCATTCCGATTGCGGTGTATTTCGGTCTTTTATCGACGATTATCATTTACGGTATTTGTATCCCGTTGGGGATCGTCAAGGCGATCAAGCACCGGACCTTCCTGGATAACGCGAGTTCGGTGATGATTTTTGTTGGCTACTCGATCCCTGGTTTTGCATTGGGGGCGCTACTTTTGGTGTATCTGGGTGCTCGGCTCGGATGGTTTCCCTTGTTTGGTCTGATGAGCCCCGGTGTTGAGGATTTGAGTTTTTTCGAGAAGGTCAAGGATCTGGCGCATCACACGGTTCTCCCCTTGAGTTGTTATATTATCGGGGGCTTTGCCTACACGACGATGATGATGAAAAACAACCTGATGGACAATCTGGCTGCGGACTACGTGCGCACGGCGGTGGCCAAGGGGGTGAGTTTCCGCTCGGCGGTATTCAAACATGCCTTCCGTAACTCGTTTATTCCGATTGCGACCAGCCTGGGTGGCCTGATTACGATGTTTGTCGGCGGGAGCATGCTCGTGGAACAGGTTTTTGATATTCAGGGGTTTGGCTTGTTGCAGTATCAGGCGATTACGAATCGGGATAATTACGTGATCATGGGAACCCTGACCATTTCAGCATTCCTGATGGTTCTGGGTAATATTTTGTCGGATTTCATTGTCGCGATGGTCGACCCTCGCATCAAATTTCACTAA
- a CDS encoding ABC transporter permease subunit, translating into MFRKIGWIFIVGALASAVGELCGLKLPTLRWGFETSREIAWLHWNLGTMADARIIPWFGWVCVLLSVVMGLTLLIRFPRDFQFTPITQRRIDRFRSIKRGYRAFLTIIVLGVIASLDHLLVGNDALLVKYDGKWHSPALVQSQFKGKDFGLEGEAGESPANFRRLKQHFEAKGGDDWVLMPLVPYAPTQDTVTVPTMALEVRDDGLLYHPSSSKPYNGLAARIYDLNEPGRMHLRFRYRKGLKEGAADGWDRENNRIYGANYRQGELQSESWSGEGSKEEFLDAESSELSIIYYAPSPPSFKMGHVLGTTPQGYDVLAYLYGGLQVNFKAALFYIPCIYLIGITVGLLMGFFGGVFDLFVQRLIEIFSNIQFLFVIIIVSSSVPVQIKEKSGLGVILLILILFSWMGMTYLMRTAALKEKQRDYVAASRVIGCSTPRIIFKHILPNAVAILVTLVPFSVSGLIMALTSLDYLGFGLPPKYATWGILLKDGLSTLSAPWLVSSAFLCLVSLLILITFVGEAVREAFDPKKFTYYK; encoded by the coding sequence ATGTTTCGAAAAATCGGATGGATTTTTATAGTGGGCGCCTTGGCGTCGGCTGTCGGGGAGTTGTGTGGGCTTAAGTTGCCGACACTGCGCTGGGGGTTTGAAACCAGTAGGGAGATTGCCTGGTTGCATTGGAATCTGGGAACCATGGCGGATGCGCGAATCATTCCCTGGTTTGGCTGGGTGTGTGTGTTGCTGAGTGTGGTGATGGGACTAACTCTGCTGATTCGTTTTCCCCGTGATTTTCAATTCACACCGATCACACAGCGCCGGATTGATCGCTTTCGTTCGATCAAGCGAGGGTACCGGGCATTTCTCACCATCATTGTCCTTGGGGTGATTGCGTCCCTTGACCACTTGCTGGTTGGAAATGATGCCTTGTTGGTGAAGTATGATGGGAAGTGGCATAGTCCGGCCTTGGTCCAGAGCCAGTTCAAGGGCAAGGATTTTGGCTTGGAGGGGGAGGCCGGTGAGTCGCCGGCAAACTTCCGTCGATTGAAGCAGCATTTTGAGGCAAAGGGAGGGGACGACTGGGTGTTGATGCCTCTGGTGCCTTACGCTCCGACCCAAGACACGGTGACGGTCCCAACCATGGCATTGGAAGTGCGAGATGATGGCCTGCTGTATCATCCGAGCTCCAGTAAACCATACAATGGTCTCGCAGCCCGGATTTATGATTTGAATGAACCCGGCCGGATGCATCTACGGTTCCGCTACCGCAAGGGGCTCAAGGAGGGGGCTGCCGATGGTTGGGACCGGGAGAATAACCGAATTTACGGTGCCAATTACCGTCAGGGTGAGTTGCAGTCTGAGAGTTGGAGTGGTGAGGGCAGCAAGGAGGAGTTTTTGGATGCTGAGAGTTCGGAGTTGAGTATTATTTATTATGCTCCGTCGCCGCCAAGTTTCAAGATGGGTCATGTCTTGGGGACCACGCCCCAGGGGTATGATGTCTTGGCGTATCTTTACGGGGGGCTACAGGTGAACTTCAAAGCGGCCTTGTTTTATATCCCCTGTATCTATCTGATCGGGATTACCGTTGGGCTCTTGATGGGCTTTTTCGGTGGGGTCTTTGATTTGTTTGTTCAGCGGTTGATTGAGATTTTTTCCAACATTCAGTTTTTGTTTGTGATCATCATTGTGAGCTCCTCGGTTCCGGTGCAGATCAAAGAGAAATCGGGGCTGGGGGTGATCTTGCTGATTTTGATCTTATTCAGTTGGATGGGGATGACCTATCTGATGCGGACGGCGGCCTTGAAAGAGAAGCAGCGTGATTATGTGGCGGCGAGCCGAGTGATCGGGTGCTCGACTCCGCGCATTATTTTCAAACATATTTTACCCAATGCGGTGGCGATCCTGGTGACCTTGGTTCCCTTTTCGGTTTCGGGATTGATTATGGCGCTGACGTCGTTGGATTACCTGGGTTTTGGACTGCCGCCAAAGTATGCTACCTGGGGGATTTTGCTGAAGGATGGTTTGAGTACGCTTTCCGCTCCCTGGTTGGTGAGCTCGGCATTCCTTTGTTTGGTTTCCCTGTTGATCTTGATCACCTTTGTTGGTGAGGCGGTAAGGGAAGCCTTTGACCCCAAAAAATTCACCTATTACAAATAA
- a CDS encoding ABC transporter substrate-binding protein, translated as MSKRWKYLWQAGAALISLCLLSSCGEEQEEVERTFGFDEFVPKYNAYIKNWLAGERHRVKKEIDSLSEEQAGADERKLAELKDSLADARRELARIEYRQSVGDYFAFKKETDLPEGLQWEDGSGQPEIGDSRARKGGSFHFYISEFPATVRQFGKEANNSFRSEIYDNLEVALIGLHPITSRIIPGTAKRWAVSEDGHTVYYELDPDARYNDGHKIPVKDYMVSIYIRVSDYVSAPFQKQYYREQFAQVASYGEKYLSVTLPEQKPLMPYYGAMAPAPSHFFKDYGPDFVDRYQWKVAPHTGAYYVKDKDVVKGVSITLTRDKDWWAKDKQYYRNRFNPDKMVFTVIRDESKAFELFRAGQLDVFGLTRPNFWYEKSEIDPVFDGYIERYQFYNQFPRSPRGAYMNVARPIFQNLDLRKGVDFSLNWQKCIDVIFRGDYARLQQFSVGFGEITNPNVRARQFSVIRAREHFAKAGYTQEGSDGILRKPSGERLAVNLSYPNVAYYPRLVAVLKEEAKKAGLDIRADGLESTVYYKKVMKKEHDMCIWAWGTNPPFPRYYQSFFSKNAFDSNGEPKPQTNNINCYSNPVMDKYCKGVRYARTVEEVKENSWKAQQLIHDEALFSPAWVTNFVRVGSWRWLRWPDTEDTPFCVPIVYSPLESYCYWIDEEIKQETLKAKRLGKTFPEVQVVIDDFKDGIPVTQEKSEEAREEGGMSNE; from the coding sequence ATGAGCAAGCGATGGAAATACCTTTGGCAAGCGGGTGCGGCCCTGATCAGCCTGTGTTTGTTGAGCTCCTGTGGCGAAGAGCAGGAAGAGGTGGAACGGACCTTTGGGTTTGATGAGTTTGTTCCGAAATACAACGCCTATATCAAGAATTGGCTGGCTGGCGAGCGGCACCGGGTGAAGAAGGAAATTGATTCCCTGAGTGAGGAGCAGGCTGGCGCCGATGAGCGGAAGCTGGCAGAACTGAAGGATTCACTTGCTGATGCCCGCCGTGAATTGGCCCGCATTGAGTATCGCCAATCGGTTGGTGATTATTTTGCCTTTAAAAAAGAAACGGACCTACCGGAGGGCTTGCAGTGGGAAGATGGCTCGGGACAACCTGAAATTGGAGACTCGCGTGCGCGCAAGGGGGGAAGTTTTCATTTTTACATTTCCGAATTCCCGGCAACGGTTCGTCAGTTTGGCAAGGAAGCGAACAACTCGTTTCGCTCGGAGATTTACGATAACCTGGAAGTGGCGTTGATCGGACTCCATCCGATTACCTCCAGGATCATTCCCGGCACGGCCAAGCGCTGGGCGGTGAGTGAGGACGGTCATACGGTTTATTATGAGCTGGACCCGGATGCCCGCTACAACGATGGCCACAAGATTCCGGTCAAAGATTACATGGTCTCGATTTACATTCGGGTGTCTGATTACGTTTCCGCCCCGTTTCAGAAACAATACTATCGTGAGCAGTTTGCCCAGGTCGCCAGTTATGGGGAAAAATATTTATCAGTGACCTTGCCCGAGCAAAAACCGTTGATGCCATACTATGGCGCGATGGCACCGGCCCCCTCACATTTTTTCAAAGATTATGGCCCCGACTTTGTGGATCGTTATCAGTGGAAGGTGGCTCCTCACACCGGAGCTTACTATGTTAAGGACAAGGATGTGGTGAAAGGGGTTTCGATCACCTTGACCCGTGACAAGGATTGGTGGGCAAAGGATAAACAATACTACCGTAATCGCTTTAACCCTGACAAAATGGTTTTCACTGTGATCCGGGATGAATCCAAAGCCTTTGAATTGTTTCGGGCCGGCCAGCTTGATGTGTTTGGTTTGACCCGCCCCAATTTCTGGTATGAAAAGTCGGAGATCGACCCCGTGTTTGATGGCTACATCGAACGGTATCAATTTTATAACCAATTTCCGCGTAGCCCGCGTGGAGCATACATGAATGTCGCCCGCCCGATTTTCCAAAACCTGGATTTACGCAAAGGGGTGGATTTTTCCCTGAACTGGCAGAAGTGTATTGATGTGATTTTCAGGGGAGATTATGCGCGCTTGCAGCAGTTCAGTGTGGGCTTTGGCGAAATCACCAACCCGAACGTGCGAGCCCGGCAGTTTTCAGTGATCCGCGCGCGTGAACATTTTGCCAAGGCCGGATATACTCAGGAGGGAAGCGATGGTATCTTGCGTAAACCCAGCGGCGAACGCCTGGCTGTAAATCTGAGTTATCCGAATGTCGCTTATTACCCGCGGCTCGTTGCCGTGCTCAAGGAAGAGGCAAAAAAGGCAGGGCTCGATATTCGTGCCGATGGTTTGGAATCGACGGTGTATTACAAGAAGGTGATGAAAAAAGAGCACGATATGTGCATCTGGGCCTGGGGGACCAACCCACCATTTCCTCGTTATTATCAGTCGTTTTTCTCAAAAAATGCCTTCGATTCGAATGGTGAACCAAAGCCGCAGACCAATAACATTAACTGCTACTCCAACCCTGTCATGGACAAATACTGTAAGGGTGTGCGTTACGCAAGAACGGTTGAGGAAGTGAAGGAGAACTCGTGGAAAGCCCAGCAATTGATCCATGACGAAGCCCTGTTTTCACCTGCGTGGGTGACGAACTTTGTCCGGGTTGGCTCCTGGCGTTGGTTGCGTTGGCCGGACACCGAGGACACCCCTTTCTGTGTTCCCATTGTTTACAGTCCTCTGGAAAGCTACTGTTATTGGATTGATGAGGAAATCAAACAGGAAACGCTCAAAGCAAAGCGGCTTGGGAAAACGTTCCCGGAAGTGCAAGTGGTGATCGATGATTTTAAGGATGGAATTCCTGTGACGCAGGAAAAATCAGAAGAAGCCCGTGAGGAAGGAGGAATGAGCAATGAGTGA
- a CDS encoding ABC transporter ATP-binding protein gives MSENVLEVKDLITAFRMEDGDWVRAVDGVSFRVPKGKTVGIVGESGCGKSVTSMSIVGLLPKPMGHVLGGEVLFKGEDLTRTSDKRMHQVRGGEIGVIFQEPMTALNPVHRIGKQISESLILHRGMNKREALKESVALLEKVGIPAPEERVMEYPHQLSGGMRQRVVIAIALACKPDLLIADEPTTALDVTVQSQILELMADLQAEMGMSTILITHDLGVIAGHCDEVVVMYAGRVVERAPVQTLFSSPQHAYTRGLLQAIPTLETPRKSRLNTIEGQVAAISDFVPGCRFCQRMERSGDTLKTRAPFVEIFEDHWVEACPECVDVSSLSAS, from the coding sequence ATGAGTGAGAATGTGTTGGAAGTAAAAGATCTGATCACGGCTTTCCGGATGGAGGACGGTGATTGGGTGCGAGCGGTGGATGGTGTTTCCTTCCGGGTTCCCAAAGGAAAGACCGTCGGGATTGTTGGTGAATCCGGCTGTGGTAAGAGTGTTACCTCAATGTCTATTGTCGGTTTGTTACCCAAGCCGATGGGGCATGTGTTAGGAGGTGAGGTGTTATTTAAAGGTGAAGATCTGACTCGGACGAGTGACAAGCGTATGCACCAGGTTCGAGGCGGCGAAATCGGTGTGATTTTCCAAGAGCCCATGACGGCTCTCAATCCGGTACACCGGATTGGTAAGCAGATTAGTGAGTCGTTGATCTTGCACCGTGGAATGAATAAGCGCGAAGCCTTGAAGGAATCGGTAGCTCTGTTGGAGAAGGTGGGGATTCCCGCTCCGGAAGAACGGGTGATGGAATACCCGCACCAACTATCGGGTGGAATGCGGCAGCGGGTTGTGATTGCCATCGCGCTGGCGTGTAAGCCGGATTTATTGATTGCGGATGAACCAACGACGGCTCTGGATGTTACGGTGCAGTCGCAGATTCTTGAGTTGATGGCTGACCTTCAGGCCGAGATGGGGATGTCTACGATTTTGATCACTCACGACTTGGGAGTGATTGCCGGTCACTGCGATGAAGTGGTTGTGATGTATGCCGGTCGGGTGGTGGAGCGAGCTCCCGTTCAGACTTTGTTTTCTTCTCCCCAACATGCCTACACACGAGGCTTGCTGCAGGCGATTCCCACCTTGGAGACGCCACGCAAGTCGAGGCTCAATACCATCGAAGGTCAGGTGGCAGCGATCAGTGATTTTGTCCCCGGGTGTCGGTTTTGCCAGCGCATGGAGCGCAGCGGTGACACGCTCAAAACCCGGGCTCCTTTTGTTGAAATATTTGAAGACCATTGGGTGGAAGCGTGCCCTGAATGTGTCGATGTCTCCAGCCTATCAGCGTCATGA
- a CDS encoding ABC transporter ATP-binding protein — translation MSDPILEIQDLKMHFPVKGGVFSRQVAAVKAVDGVSFHVGRGETLGLVGESGCGKSTLGKSIVRLTMPTAGSIRFQGLDITRMSQSQLRPIRRNMQMVFQDPAESLNSRMSVGQIIAEPLEVQGIGTKATRKDMVEGLLDRVGMPKSAAQRFSFEFSGGQRQRIGIARALALNPELMVLDEPVSALDVSVQSQVLNLLLELQEEMNLAYLFIAHDLAVVKHISDRVAVMYLGKIVELADADVIYKDPKHAYTKALISAIPEPDPEKANQRVHLEGEIPSPIDPPAGSAFGHRIQHPRYEETVGMDLSLVEIDKDHWVAADPCCLSEEDYAKVQKMRAMS, via the coding sequence ATGAGTGATCCGATATTAGAAATACAAGATTTGAAGATGCACTTTCCTGTCAAGGGGGGGGTGTTTTCGCGTCAGGTGGCTGCGGTGAAGGCTGTGGATGGCGTTTCGTTTCATGTCGGTCGCGGGGAAACCCTGGGACTGGTTGGAGAGTCGGGGTGTGGTAAATCGACTTTGGGAAAAAGTATTGTGCGTCTAACGATGCCGACCGCCGGGTCGATTCGTTTCCAAGGTCTGGACATCACACGGATGTCCCAGTCCCAGTTGCGTCCGATACGAAGGAACATGCAGATGGTGTTTCAGGACCCTGCGGAGTCGTTGAATTCGCGGATGTCGGTGGGGCAAATTATTGCCGAGCCCTTGGAGGTTCAGGGGATTGGAACCAAGGCAACGCGCAAGGATATGGTGGAAGGTTTGCTGGATCGCGTGGGGATGCCTAAGAGTGCAGCCCAGCGGTTTTCCTTTGAATTTTCCGGTGGTCAGCGTCAGCGGATCGGGATTGCCAGAGCCTTGGCCTTAAACCCTGAATTGATGGTTCTTGATGAACCTGTTTCAGCTCTGGACGTGTCGGTTCAGAGTCAGGTGCTCAATTTGCTGTTGGAGCTGCAGGAGGAAATGAACCTCGCTTACCTGTTTATCGCCCATGATCTGGCGGTGGTAAAACATATCTCGGATCGGGTGGCCGTCATGTACCTTGGAAAAATTGTTGAATTGGCAGATGCCGATGTGATTTATAAAGACCCGAAACATGCCTACACCAAGGCTTTGATTTCGGCGATTCCTGAACCTGATCCCGAGAAGGCAAATCAACGTGTGCACCTGGAGGGCGAGATCCCGTCACCGATTGACCCTCCTGCCGGTTCGGCCTTTGGACACCGAATCCAACACCCGCGCTATGAAGAAACCGTTGGTATGGATTTGTCATTGGTGGAAATCGATAAAGACCACTGGGTGGCTGCCGATCCATGCTGCTTGAGCGAAGAAGACTACGCCAAGGTCCAGAAGATGCGTGCAATGTCCTGA